From the Lathyrus oleraceus cultivar Zhongwan6 chromosome 4, CAAS_Psat_ZW6_1.0, whole genome shotgun sequence genome, one window contains:
- the LOC127075434 gene encoding early nodulin-like protein 2 — protein sequence MNFKIPLFLLFVLVSTSQALKFDIGRTAGWSLNPPENYNQWSRRNRFLVNDILVFKYNKGSDSVLEVNKEAYDKCNKTNPINKFEDGNTEFTLDRSGPFYFISGNDKNCEKGQKLTLVVISPRGHTPKSAPSPSPSLSASPPANPPSLSPSFSMPPAGEPTAPPPTAGGPPAPSPISPSTEASPPSPSPTIPADGAAASGAQSLAPGGAAVPPASSNSIAPLRSLVYSVAVVVGAVFLCYGNILG from the exons ATGAATTTTAAGATACCTCTCTTTCTCTTGTTTGTTCTTGTCTCAACTTCCCAAGCCCTCAAATTTGATATCGGCAGAACCGCAGGATGGTCTTTAAACCCTCCCGAGAATTACAACCAATGGTCCAGAAGAAACAGGTTCCTAGTCAACGACATTCTAG TTTTCAAGTACAACAAGGGTTCAGACTCTGTGTTGGAAGTGAACAAAGAAGCTTATGATAAATGCAACAAAACAAACCCAATCAACAAGTTTGAAGATGGTAACACAGAGTTTACTTTGGATCGATCTGGACCATTCTATTTCATTAGTGGAAATGATAAAAATTGTGAAAAGGGTCAGAAATTAACCCTTGTCGTTATATCCCCACGAGGCCACACACCAAAATCGGCTCCTTCGCCGTCTCCCTCTCTTTCGGCTTCTCCCCCTGCAAATCCACCCTCTCTATCACCATCCTTCAGTATGCCTCCCGCCGGTGAACCTACGGCTCCACCTCCTACGGCAGGTGGACCACCTGCTCCATCACCGATCTCTCCTTCCACGGAAGCTTCACCGCCATCTCCATCTCCAACTATTCCAGCAGATGGTGCTGCGGCATCGGGTGCACAGTCTCTGGCACCTGGAGGAGCAGCGGTTCCACCGGCGTCATCTAATTCAATAGCGCCTTTGAGGTCTCTGGTGTACTCAGTTGCAGTTGTTGTCGGTGCTGTATTTTTGTGTTACGGAAACATTTTGGGTTGA